The sequence AAGATGATCGTAATGAGAAGAAAAAACTATAAAACTATCGGTTTTGCCTTTTACATAAGCAATTACATTTCTGGAAGTGTAATTTTCTATATACTTGTTTTTGATATTAACAGAAATGAATTTATTTTCGTGTCCTATTTTTCCTCGTTTTATTTGAATAAGTGGGAATTTTTTTTCTGTTTGAGATTTTCTATATACTAACTTTTTATCTGCAATTTCAATTATTCCCTTTGCATTCACTACATTTGAATCCAATATTATTTCAATAAGTTCCAAAACATCTTTTCTATGAATTCCAACTGTATCTATCGCCAAAAAATAGTTCGACAAGTCGTTTGAAAGCATATTAAATAAGGCATCTCTGTGATTTACTACTTTTTTATTAATCCATGCAATTGGGAATTTCCCTTTGCAAGAATTTGATTGTGAGCCTACTAAATAATCAACTCCCGGAACAAGCTCATTTTTATCAATTTTTACTGATATGGCAGACGGAAAAGTATTGATTGAAAAACTAAATTCCTGAAAATAATCATCGTCAAATTTCTGCAATTTATTAGAAATAAGTTCATTTCTAATAAATTTTGCTGCTTTTTTATCTCCATTTTTTTCATATCCTCTTCCTCTGAAATTCTCAGAACAAAGCTCCGAAATTATTTGTCGAGCATATTCAATGTCTTGATTAAAAGCGGATAATGAAAATAAAATTAGAATTATTGGAAAAATATGTTTTTTCATATACTTGAGTTATATTTTAGGAAACCTCAGCTGATTGATCATTCGAATTTCAATAAGAAGACATTTATAAAAATCGCCTATTTATAAATTCCGAGAGCTTCTTCATAGCTTTTTCGTTTTCTGTATTGGCCTTACTTGTATTCAATATATCGAGTGCTTTTTCTTGATTTTCAGCCGTATTTATTAGGTTAATAGTATTATTATATTCATCTACATCGCCATTAAACAGTCCATTAATCAACCAGATTTTATCGTTTAATCCAATTGCATTTTTTATATTGTCGATAGGTTTCGACTTCAATAAAGTTGAAACATCTTTGTTTGTTTGCTTTTGCGAAAGCCTTTCGTTCACAGAAATAATATCTTTGTTTAGCTGCTCACCAATAATTTGTTTTTCACTTTTTTCAATATTCTTTTCAGATTTCAGTAACTCTTGCTCATCTGTTTTTTGGCTCTCAAACAAAGAAGGTTGATTTTTCTCATATTTATAGGTTTTTTTTGATTTTTCAGAGATCCGTTTCGGAGTTTTTGCTTCCTTTTTTTGAATGTTTTTTTGATCAGAGCTTGGTTTTTCTTTCGCTACTGAATCTTCTATTTTGGTATCTTTTGCTTTTTCGATAATAGATTCTTTATTATCAGAAATCTTTTGCATTTCATCTGTTTTGTCTGGTTCCACAGTTTTCTCTGTTGCATATTTTTGGTCAGAATCTGTTTCTTTAAATTCAATTAGCTTTGGTTCTATTGCAATTATATTTTCTGTCGGTTTTTCTACTTTTTCAACAGATTTAGTGATTTGTTTCTCTATCTTAGAATCTTCAATTGCGGTTTCATGCTTTTTTTGATCATCTATTTCGATTTTTGGTTTTGTTTTTTCCACTACTACAGTTTCAGAAACAATCTCCTTTTTGATGTTCAAATCGTCATGTTTTTCTGTTTTTTTATCAGTATCAATACTTCTGTTTGCCTCCTCCGGAAATGTTGGTACAGAAGATTTATTATTATTCAATAACTTAAACATCAAAAGTTCTTCATACAATTCCCTGATTTTTTCGAGCGAAAGCTCAATATCAAGAATTGGAATTTCGGAATAATTAGTAAAATTTTGAATTAACAGATTGATATTGTGGCTTTTTTCGATAATTTTTTTTACCTCTGAATTGTTACTCATTGCGTTTTATTTTTTTAAATAAATCATTTATATGCAAATCAAATCATAATTTTTAATTTTGTAAAAATAATTTAATGATTTTGAAAAATAAACGAAATTGAGAATAAATAATAATGTTTCTTGAAAGCAATAATAAAAACATACAACATAAAGGCTGGATTGAAGTAATTGCAGGTTCAATGTTTTCCGGTAAAACAGAGGAATTAATCCGTAGATTGAAGCGAGCAAAATTTGCAAAACAACGTGTTGAAATATTTAAACCTGAAATAGATACAAGATATTCTAATGATGAAGTTGTATCGCATGACTCGAATGCAATTTTATCAACACCGGTAAACTCATCTGGTAATATTCTGATGCTTGCCAACAATATAGACGTGGTTGGAATAGACGAAGCCCA comes from Bacteroidota bacterium and encodes:
- a CDS encoding DUF4910 domain-containing protein, which translates into the protein MKKHIFPIILILFSLSAFNQDIEYARQIISELCSENFRGRGYEKNGDKKAAKFIRNELISNKLQKFDDDYFQEFSFSINTFPSAISVKIDKNELVPGVDYLVGSQSNSCKGKFPIAWINKKVVNHRDALFNMLSNDLSNYFLAIDTVGIHRKDVLELIEIILDSNVVNAKGIIEIADKKLVYRKSQTEKKFPLIQIKRGKIGHENKFISVNIKNKYIENYTSRNVIAYVKGKTDSFIVFSSHYDHLGMMGKSAYFPGANDNASGVAMNLDLAKYYSGLPENPHYSYAFMFFSGEEEGILGSKYYVNSPFFDLSQIKILINLDMVGDASKGIKIVNGKVFENEYQKFVEINEQNNYLKKVSSRGAAANSDHYYFYDAGVKSFFIYSIGEYKEYHNINDKSEDLPLSGYEDLFRLLRDYTLDFKVN